From the genome of Vicia villosa cultivar HV-30 ecotype Madison, WI linkage group LG2, Vvil1.0, whole genome shotgun sequence, one region includes:
- the LOC131653660 gene encoding NAC transcription factor 56-like, giving the protein MESTDSSTGSQQPNLPPGFRFHPTDEELVVHYLKKKAASAPLPVAIIAEVDLYKFDPWELPAKATFGEQEWYFFSPRDRKYPNGARPNRAATSGYWKATGTDKPVLTSGGTQKVGVKKALVFYGGKPPRGIKTNWIMHEYRLADNKPNNRPPGCDLGNKKNSLRLDDWVLCRIYKKSNTHRSPVEHDRDDSIEDMIGGVHPSINVGQMNAASRFHHFSKMSSSSYNNTLLENDQNLLEGMMMNNNNLGGGSNSKGGELSFVPTMTTSSNANSPSKRTLSSLYNWNDHEDVAAAGQVGSSSSNKRFNLESVVRNDHQENGTTSFASLLNNLPQTSSLHQQQQQQTMLGSIPYQIQGMNWYG; this is encoded by the exons ATGGAAAGTACCGATTCGTCGACGGGTTCGCAGCAGCCGAATCTCCCGCCGGGGTTCCGGTTTCACCCTACTGATGAAGAGCTTGTTGTTCATTATCTCAAGAAAAAAGCAGCTTCTGCTCCTTTGCCTGTAGCCATCATAGCTGAAGTTGATCTCTACAAATTTGATCCATGGGAGCTACCAG CTAAGGCAACGTTTGGGGAGCAAGAGTGGTATTTCTTTAGTCCGAGGGACAGGAAGTATCCGAATGGGGCGAGGCCAAACAGGGCAGCAACTTCTGGTTATTGGAAGGCAACTGGTACTGATAAGCCGGTTTTGACTTCTGGAGGAACGCAAAAAGTTGGTGTGAAGAAAGCTTTGGTTTTCTATGGCGGAAAACCACCAAGAGGAATCAAAACCAACTGGATCATGCATGAGTATAGGCTTGCTGATAATAAGCCTAATAATAGGCCTCCTGGTTGTGACTTGGGCAACAAGAAAAACTCTCTTAGG CTTGATGATTGGGTTTTGTGTCGGATCTACAAGAAAAGCAACACGCATCGATCACCGGTGGAACACGATAGGGACGATTCAATAGAAGACATGATAGGCGGAGTACATCCGTCGATCAACGTGGGTCAAATGAACGCGGCATCAAGGTTTCATCATTTTTCAAAGATGTCATCAAGTAGTTACAACAATACATTGTTGGAGAATGATCAAAATTTATTAGAAGGAATGATGATGAACAACAATAATCTAGGAGGAGGTTCAAATTCCAAGGGTGGAGAGTTATCTTTTGTGCCAACCATGACAACATCTTCAAATGCAAATTCACCTTCCAAAAGAACACTTTCTTCTCTCTACAATTGGAATGATCATGAAGATGTTGCAGCAGCAGGTCAAGttggtagttcatcatcaaacaAAAGGTTCAATTTAGAAAGTGTGGTGAGAAATGATCATCAAGAGAATGGTACTACTTCTTTTGCTTCTCTCCTTAATAATCTCCCTCAAACATCTTCAttgcatcaacaacaacaacaacaaacaatgtTGGGATCAATACCATATCAAATTCAAGGCATGAATTGGTATGGATAA
- the LOC131648002 gene encoding uncharacterized protein LOC131648002: MQDTNVNQQAKESLLLPPKMSVSGQNKNEGYLPMSQRFRPVCTCSNRPGSVRCARHGYVVPGERMKKRVASKEILRRALMPPPKRLALRWLNFKPTPSRLSVMSLAS; the protein is encoded by the coding sequence ATGCAAGACACGAACGTTAACCAACAAGCGAAAGAAAGTTTGCTACTTCCGCCAAAGATGTCGGTCTCCGGACAAAACAAGAACGAGGGCTACTTGCCGATGTCTCAGCGGTTCAGACCGGTTTGCACGTGTTCGAACCGGCCCGGTTCGGTTCGATGTGCGCGACATGGGTATGTTGTACCGGGGGAAAGGATGAAGAAGCGCGTTGCGAGCAAAGAGATTTTGAGAAGAGCTTTAATGCCACCGCCGAAACGGTTAGCACTTAGATGGTTGAATTTCAAACCAACACCAAGTAGACTCTCTGTCATGTCTTTGGCTTCatga